Within the Echinicola sp. 20G genome, the region AAAGTCAAAACTGACCTCAAACTGGGTGCGTCTATATCTTATAACCTCAATTGGGAAACCTTCAAGAATAGACGTTTCAAAGCAAAAAATAATGCAATGGGTTTCGCTGGAGGCTTAGGCTTTGGACTTTCCAAAGTCAATCTCAATGCTTCCTCTACCAGTTTATTGGAAAAGCCTTATGAACATGAAGAGGATGGTCTGGCTTTCTTTCTTGCTCCAGGAATAGGAATAAATATCAGAGGGTTTCAGCTCAGCTTCTCTTATGCCTGGGACATCCCCCTCACCCAAAATGTCAAAGATTGGAACTATGCCAATAGGGGCTATTACGGAGTAGGACTAGGTATTAATCTGGATAGTTTTGGTAAATGACAGTGAAAACGGATGTCTTCATGAAGGCAGAGATCAATGAAGCTAGGTTAAAAGATCATCTAATTGATGATAAATACATAAAAAAATGTATTGAACAACGGTATTATGTGTATTAATTTTATTTTATAAACCTCAGACATTTAATCTTTTCAGATTTTTTTTAAACCATTTTGAATACAATCAAGCTTTCATACCATTTAAAAATTAAAAGTCATTTCGTAATCAAATATCCAGATTTCGCTATTCAGTAAATTATTTAATATCACTTGTATTTACTTTTAAACATATCACATTATGAAAAATCTATTTACCTATTTGGCAATTAGCTTTCTCTTTTTCAGCTGTAGTCTGATAGAAGAGTTTACCAATGATGATGAGGAGTTCGACGCGGATGCAGCCATCGTCTATTATGCACCGCAAGCTTTTGGATCAGCAGAATTGGCCCCTCTAGTAACTTTGAAAAACGATCAATTCCAAGCTACTGCTTTTGGTTACAATGGTTTCGGTTACCCAACCTCACCTGAAAAACTCTACCTATCAGATATGGAAACAGGAACTGAGTGGGTAGTTCTGCTCAACTCTTCCAAAGAAGCTGAATTTATGTACGGTATCAATTCTGCCACCCATGAAAGACTCCCTTACCTTTACCATTCAGAAAGTATTAATGAAAATATTTATTACCTAAGATTTTATCATTATGACTGGGAAAATCGGCTAGGCACCTTGCTTTATGAAGCAAGAATCGAAAACGAAAATATTGAAGTAATTTTTGACAATGAAATTTCTCCATCTGGCAGAATCAACCCAAATATATCCAAAACAAAAACCCTTGCCTTTCCGGCTCCAGTTCCTGGGTTATATCGTGGAAAACCCAAGAACAATAGTACCATGCATCAAAGGGTTTCTGTCACTTCAACTGATGATATTGATGACTTTTTTGACAGCCAGGTAAAAGATCTAATGGATGTACTTAAAGAAACCAAAACCAAACTAATCAATGCCCCTTGCAAAGTCAGCAAGGTATTGAATAAATCCGATAAAAACTTTGTTTGTAAACTTTCAAATAATTTAAATAAAATCACTGATGAAAAAGTTTTTGGAGACATCTATGAACTTACAGACCAAGAACAATATATTGGAGAAAGTGAATTTGAAGGAGAAAATGACATTTCTATTTCCTTATTTGACGATGTCGACTTTATAGATGACATTAAAGACCACATCAATGACATTCGAAATAAAATTTCTGAGAATGAATGGACAGGCTTGGATGATTGGTTAGATGATCTGAAGGAGATTGAAATAGTGGAAGAAGAAGACTTGGATGACTTATCCGATAGCAATGGCGTAATCCAAATAGGCTTAAGCTGGAATACAGAATCGGATATTGACCTACATGTCACCGACCCAAACGGTGAGATAATCTATTTTGAAAACCCAAGTTCAGCATCGGGAGGTTACCTAGACCGTGATGATGTAGATGGCTTTGGCCCCGAAAACATATATTGGACCAAAGACATCCTCGACGGAAACTATTCTATAAGTTTGGTTTATTATGATCCCACCGAAGACGCTCCTATCACAGACTGTGTCGTAAAGGTAATCAACGGCTTAGGTGTTGAAAAAAGCTTTAGGCTCAGTCTGGGCTATTTTGACCATCAAAAAGTGCATGTAGCCAATTTCCACAGACAGGGACATACCCTTACATTTGAATAAATCAATGGCCCCGGTATTAAACGCTAAAGTCTTGCCGGGGCCATTTAAAATATCAAGTCCATGAATAATATAAATTCGATATTTTAAGGTTAACTTATCTCTAATTCATAATCATTTTCTAAATTTTTAAGATTCAAGCTGCGCTGATCAATAATCTTACCTTCACTTGGTAAGCATTAAAAATAGAAACAGAAAGATGTGAATCACAAATGCTGTCCAATAGAACAAGCTATTTCTTGAAAACAGAAATTCCTTAAAGGCACCTTTTAAGGTTCTGGAAGTTCCCATATTAAATTCTGTACTCTGGCCCTCTGCCCGACGTAGGTCATCCTCATGGTACAACAACAGATTTTCTATCATCCATAATACCACCAGTACACAGGAAGCCTGCAACACATAATACGGATTAACGGTTATAGCCGCCATACAAAAAAAGATACCGACTAATACAATGGTAATGAATCGAGTTATAAGAGCATACTTAATTGTTCTTTCAAGTCTTTTGCGGGTTGATCTAGTTCTTCTGATACAAATTCATTTAGGGTCTGTAAATTTATTTTACTAAACATACAATTAAAGCGCTAGGCGTTAAAACAGGAAATGTTAAACAATACTCCGGTAATTTTACATTTTGTTTAACATTAATAGTTTTTATTTAATTGAATTTAATTTAGATCATAAAGCAAAGACATTTTATATACAATTTTAAACGTTTTGCGAAAAACATTTTTCACACCTTTAAACAAAAAATTATTTTGTTTAATATCCTCCTATAAATAGTATTTATACATCATACCTATTAAAATTATTTTCATTGGATACAATTATCCCATTTATAATACCAAACCTAAATTAAGCCGTATAGATTTAATCACAGTATAGTTGCCTCCCCCAAATTTATCGTGTTAAGCATAGCACCACCTGCTGGGAGGAAGAATAAGATTTTTAATGCCCTCTATACAATTTTCTTTAGAAGATCAATCGACCAAAATGGTAAAACATATAAAAATTCTATGTTCTTGAACGAATTTTTGTTAAAATTTCATCAATAGGTTAAATTATGGATATATAAACTACTATATCAATGTTTTTTCTATCATCATGAATCCTCGTAGACTATTTATTGAACACCTCTCCAAAGGAGCCCTAGGACTTTCCGTGATACCACTCACCCTTACAAGTGAAGCCAAGCACTTTCCTTACAAAGAGCACTTCTCGATTCAAGATGATGAACAATATTGGAAAATCTTACGTAGATCATTTCCTTTGAAGCACCATCGCATCTACTTTAACAATGGTACGTTTGGCCCCTCCCCAAAAGAGGTTGTACAACGCATCTCCAACACTTTACTCCAATCCAATGAAACGGGCAACTACGGGCACACCAATCATAGTAGGGAAATACTAGCGGATTTAGTAAAGGTCTCTCCCAAAGAAATCAGCCTAACCCACAATACCACTGAAGGCATTAATGTGGTTTGTTGGGGGCTACCCCTTAAAGCTGGTGATGAAGTGATCATCACTTATCAAGAGCATGTGGGCAATGCCCTTCCCTGGATCAACCGTGCCAAACTAGACGGTATTGTCCTTAAACCATTTGAACCCGGGAAAAGTGCTACAGAAAATATTGATAAAATCAAACAGCTTATTGGCCCAAAAACAAGGGTAATTGCCATTCCACATATCACCACGACTACTGGATTAGTCTTTCCCATAAAAGAAATCTCACAATTGGCTAAAAAGCATGATATCTACACCGCTATTGATGGGGCACATGGAGTGGGAACTTTTGACCTTGACCTGAAAGTGTTGGGCTGTGACTTTTATGCTACTTCTTGCCACAAATGGTTGCTTGGCCCCAATGGCACCGGATTTCTCTATATTAATGGGAACAGACTGGAAGAAGTTCAAGCATATCAGGTTGGTGCTTATTCTGATACCGGTTGGGACATGTATGCAAAACCACCCCAACTAAAGGGATATGTTCCAACCGCCCATCGCTTTGACTATGGCAGTCAGAGCGCACCACTTTATGAAGGGGCCGCCGCTGCTGCTGAATTCCACAAGAAAATCGGCCAACAGAAAATAGAAAAAAGAATTGGCTTCCTTTCCAATTACCTGTTCGAAGGTTTGCAGGAATCGGGAAGTAAAATACAACTCTTAACCCCTGAAGAAAAAATCTCAAGAATCAATATGGTTACCTTTAAACCTAAAAATCTTGACTACAAAATTTTCAACCAAAAAGCCATAGAAGCTGGCTTCCGTTTAAGAGTAGTCCCAGAAAGTGGCTTAGATGCCATTCGAGGTTCCACTCATATCTACAATTCTCCTGAGGAAATCGACAAGTTTTTAAAATTCGTTCGATCAGTTACCTAAACAATATCACCCATAGCCTATTTTAATTTACCCTAACACAATTGAGTGACTTAGGTTGGTGATTTATCTGAGAGCTTAGCAGTGAGGTATTTTGTAATTCAGGAAAGTGCAAAGAGCGACATAGAGTGAGTATTCAATTTAACAATTATATGAGATGGGCAAGTATTGTCCACAGTTGAATAGGATATACACGGAAGGAAGGTGCTGGAAGTAGGAAGTGGGTAAGAATGAAAGATAGAAGGACGAAGACTCACTGTGGCGCAAAGGGTAAGAAATTTAAATCTGCTTTGAGGCATTTCAAATACCTTTTAATTGTGAGCCTAAGTTGCAAATACAGCCTAGCAAAGGACAAAAAAGGTGTAGATGCAATCTACACCAAGACTAAGCGAAGCTTTCTTACAGCACAGCTGCTTCGACAAAATTTTCTTCTTTCTGTTTTTGACTTTGCTGAAAGAGCAGGTAAATGCAGGCGATATCAAATGCAGCGCCTGTCAATACACCAATCAAGACCAAAATCACAGTGATAAATATAAGGGCATTGACCAGTCCCAAAGCTCCTACCACTAAGTAGGGTTGTCCCAGTTGTTTTTTGGACATGATCAGGCCCAATGAAAATGGAATCAGAGAAATACCAAATGCCACCACCTCAAACACACCTATCCAAATGTCTTCTGAGGCCACCACTTTCCCATAATAAATATCCACTCCAATCATTACCGCATTCACCAAGATCAAAAACACTGCTCCCAACTGCAATACTTGGTTCCCGGCACGTTTCCCTAACAGCCAAAAACCATAGGCAAACCCTGCATAAGTAATTAGCACCGCCACCTTCAGCGTGACAAAATATTCAGGCTGTTGTACTTCCTCCCCTGACATCATGGCCATATTCCAAAATATCTCAAAGGAGGACAATATAAAATAAGCTATGCCTGCCAGGCCAGTCCACCATAGCTGCCTTTTATCTTGGTAAGAGAACAAGGGCGGGATACTGCTATCCTTCTTTTCCTCTGTTTCGATCGACATCGGGATTTCCAGTACTTCCATGATCGTCCTCACTGTATATGCTCGTGGTGTCACTTCTCCTGCCTCTATACGCTGAATGGTACGGACGTTGATGTTACACCGCTCTACAAGTTCTTCCTGGGTCATTCCCTTTGACAAGCGCCTTTGCTGTATGACCTTGCCTAGTTCAGGTTGCTTCATTGTTATTAGTTGTTGGTTGACCATTGCAAATTGAGATTTTTAATTATACCATTGGCCGAAAAATGAGCGGATTTCACCCGACATTGACCCGACATATGCCATTTAAGCTGTTTTCAAAGGGTTTTAAACTATCTCAGCAGATACATTTTTCCATAGCCTTTTTTGAAGGCTTTGTCACCAGCAGTGGCACGGTGCTCCACAAACTGCCCATCCTTACGGATCAAAACGCGGTAGATATAAACTCCATTAGCCAGTTGGTCGCCAAATTCATCTTTGCCATCCCAGGCATATTCCGAAATGTTGTGACCAATCTTGATCGGTCCCAGCTCATCCTGCAAAATTTCACGTACCACTTTTCCAGTGACGGTCATGATCTGCACTTTGACTTGATCTGGTGGCTCCATGCCTGTTACGGTAAACACAAACCTTACACTTGTACTGAACGGGTTGGGATAAGGATAAAAATGGGTAATCGTAGACTCATTGATCACCTCAAAGCTTACCTCATAAGGCTTTTCACCCGCCTGATTCCCTGACGCATCACTGGCATTGATGCGCAAGGTATAAATGCCATCTTCCAATGGGCCGGGCAAATATTCAAGTTTAAAGTCGGAGTTCTCTGCGGCTTCAAACCACTTTAATGCAGGATTGCTGAATGAAACCCTTTGGAAAGTACAGCCTTCACAGTCTCTCTTGAGATAAACCTCCACGCCAGTAGTGTCTTTTTTCAACAAAGCTTCATTTTCATCCTTCAACAAAGCAGTGACCAGTACATTGGGGGATACAATGTCTCCGTCCATAATGTATGTCCCATCAAAATTGACATCCAAAACTGGATTCTGGTCATCCGCTAAAACGGTAATATAATTGGCCAAGTCCAGCACATTATTTTTATAAGACTGCTCCAAAAACTCCCTTGGGTTGGCAATGACGTTTAAGGAATTTTTTCCGGCCTTTCCCAATGAGTTGAAATCAATGTCAAAAGCATGGCTTTCTCCTGCTTTGATCGGTGGAATTTTAATGCTGTAATTTTCTAGGGTGTTATTGGTTTTGTTCTGCAAGCTCCACTGCACTGTCAAAGAATCTGTAAAATTGTAATTGGAAATATTCACAAATTCAAATTGAACATTGGCATCCTCCCCTTCCTGTAGATTGAGGGCTTCCTCCTTGGACTTTAAAACCAGCACACCTTCCGGCACACCGGTATAGTTCACTTGCCACTGCTGTAGTTGTTCGGGGAACCTTGATGCTGAATTTTCGAGCCTGTACCTAAGTCGTAAGTAAGGGTAGGTAATGGCATTGATCTCATCCAATCTGATTTCCCCATCAACCACATTTTCAAACAGAATCGTTTCAGCCCCCTCTTTGGTTACCCCAATTACATCAAAAGCAAAGATTTCACTATCCGCTTCCTCAATGGTTTTTGTTTGGTTGAAGAAGGCTGCCCAAGCTGATGCTGGCCCAACCCTATCGGTGGAAACCGTCCCGGCATCATAGAAACCTTCCAATGTGGTATTAAAAGTGATGACTTGTTCAGTGGTTGGTATTTCGGAATTCTTGTCAGCCACTATTTCCTTGGCTTCTCCGGGTCGCATACCTTTTCTGCCCAGAAGTATATAAGGCTCGCCATTCCTCATATTCCGTAAGGTTGCCTCATTGGCTCCTATTTCCTTCATTTTTAGGAAAGCTTCGTCTGGCCAGTCTTCAAAAGTCACCGCTCCCACTGAGAAAATCACCACATAATCCCCTTCCTTCAATCCATCGATATAATCCAACAGCATGGTCTGCCCATCACCAGTAATCCAGCTGTTCCTTATATTCTGAATGATCTGCGGGGTTTTTCCACAGCTTTTTCCATCCAACACATCAAAATTTGTCAAAGGAACCACCAGATAAGGAGCTAAACTCCTTTGGTCAAAAGCCATCAGGCCAAAAGAGCCATTGGTACATCTTCGCTGGAAAAGGTCCTGATTATAGGAAGAACCATCCAACTGAATCTGTACCTGTCCATAGGTAAGTCCCTCCGCTTGCGATCCAAAAGTATATACATCCAAATTGAGTTGGGTGCCCTGGTATTTCCATTGCTTAGCAGGTTGGTCAATTTCCATGTTTTGGATATGGTTTTCTCCCAGCTGGGTAAACTGTCTTTGGATCCACCCTTCCGGGCCATTAGGAATATAGGTAAAACTACTCCTAGCCCACTCCTTGCTTTCACCTTCCTTTTGCTGCAAGAACCTGGTTCTCCAATAAAAGGTCACTGAATCAGTGCCGTTGACTTTATCGGCGATACTCTGTTTCCACTTGGCAATGTTACGGGTTGTCACACGGGATTCTTTTCGCCAAGCGCTACTGAAATCAGGGGAAGTATCCAATTGAAAAACAATCGTCCTGTCTTCTGTGGATTTGCCAGGAATCTGAGCGATCATCTCCACTTCCAATCTTTGCTCAATGGCATAATTGAGCGGGCTGAGGTTTTGGGTGCCGCTGGATTCGATAAACTTGTTCACCACAATTGTATTATTGGCATAGGTCAACTCTGGCACCTCCCTAGTGGTATTAATAGTAATGGTAAATACATTATCCCCGGCAGCTACTATTCCCACGTTGGGCACCGAAAAATGAATGGTGTCACGGTAAAAGACAGGAGTCAAGTCTTCAGTTTCAAACGGAATGACAGTGCCATCTGGCAAAGTTCTGCTGACTTTAAAATCAATGGTATCGAGGTTGACACGCCCCAAGTTTCTCACCACAAACGCCATATCAATGGTGTCAGTCAGTGAGTTGATATTCTCTCCATTCAAATCTGTAAAAGCAACCTCCTCTGTACTCAATGCATAATCAGCCTCTTTGGCTGGAAAGATCCTTACTGCCGGGTCTCCCAACATGACCATTTGGTTAACGTGAGACTGGTTGATCTCTGATGTTCCGTACCTATTGTAAAAATATTTTTCGGCTTCTATTTTCACCTTACCGATAGGGCGGTAGATCAAAGAGGAATCTGCAAAGGATTTAGTATAGAAAGATTCAGAATATCTTCTCAAATACACATCTACCCCGATACTGGCATGGGCCAGGAAATTAGAGGCACCCCTGTCCGGTGTCAGGATCCAATCCTCCCCAAAGGTATAGGCCGTCCCAAAAGCATTTCCAGCATCACAGCCATTCAAAAGTAAAAAGGGGTATTTGCCCTTATTGTCATAGCCTAGCTCGTCTTGGCTCACAAAGCCAATGTCAATATCCGTCGTCGATGTCGCTGCATGCCCAAAGAAAGTAATCATGCTGACCCCTTCATTGACTTTGTCCGAAATATTGATCAGCTCCACTGGTTCATTGGACCGCTTTCTAAATGTGGTTACATCCGCTCCATAATAAATGTTCTCAGCGATATTCTCAAAACCTTTGACGAAGTTATAATACCGCTCCAACTCAAAAGCAGAAAGCCCTCCACTCAAATGGGCCATATCTTTTTGCCAGGGTGCTGAAGCACCAAGGGCCTCTTTCTCTTTTATTTTATTGAGGTAATCATTTACCTGCTCAGGCGTCCGCACAGGAATCCTACCAATAGCAATATCCTTGCGCATAGGGTCATTCTCATCAAAGCCGACTGCAAAAAGGTTGTCATTATAAGGATAGCCATATGTGGGCACCAAGTCTTGTATGCTGAATAAGTCAGGTCGATCTCTGTAAAAATAGGTCACTCCTCCCGAATTAGTGGAATTGTACATTCCAAAAGCCCTGCCCATCAGTAAAAGGTACTCGGGAGCAAACTTGCTGGAATATTGCCTCAAAAACTCCTTCACAGCTAAGGGCGATTTTTCCCCATAATTGAACTGGTTGTACAGTTCATTGGCCGTGACGATCAGGGTGTCGTAGCCTCCCCCTGCCGGGCTGTGTCGGTAACCGGCATAGGCCGCCACGGGATCGGTATTCACTGAAGTGGCTTGCCTTAGACTTTTATGAGTTAAGATGATATAATTGGCAGATCGGTTCATCAGGTTTCTGAATTTGACCCGCTCCAAAACATTTGGCTCGATGATCGCACTTCTCTGCTGAACCAAAATTTCACTTTCCCTTGCCGCTGTTCCGGCTGAAATGGTCAGGTTTCCTGACTCCTTCTGGGCAATTAACCTTAAGGGATTATAAACATCAGACACCTCATATGCCAAATATTCTGCCTGCATGTTTCCAAAAGTAATATTCTGTTCACCAGCTTCTATCTTAAACTTATTGGAGGCAAACTCTCCTTCTTGTTTGAGGGCCTTATAAGTTAAAGTAGCAAAGCTGATGGACACATTATCGCTGCTCCCCTCTGTACTGACGGGTTTGGCCTGAACCACAAAACGTCCATCAGTGCCCACATCACTTGCTTGCAAGGAAGCCTGAATGGCCCTGTATTCAAACCCTAGAAAATTTTCTGTTTGTAAAAGCCTTAATTGGTCACTATTCGGCCCGACGTAAACTTCCACTCTGTGAGGTGCATCAGAACGGCCCACAAGCCCCATTTCCAAGGAGGCTTCAAAGTCTGACGCTATTGTCCCCAGCTCTCTAAAGACCACCTCTTCAAAGTTCCCTCTGGTGATGGCCCTTCCTGTCCAGCCTTGTCCCACATCATATTTCCCCAGCCTTACCCCAAGAGAGTACGTTTGGCCCAAAGCATATTGATCAGCAAAAACCTGACTGACCTTTTTAGTATATTCGTTAGTTTCAGGAATAGAAGGGTCAACATTTCTGCTTCCCATTCTCTTT harbors:
- a CDS encoding YfaP family protein → MKNLFTYLAISFLFFSCSLIEEFTNDDEEFDADAAIVYYAPQAFGSAELAPLVTLKNDQFQATAFGYNGFGYPTSPEKLYLSDMETGTEWVVLLNSSKEAEFMYGINSATHERLPYLYHSESINENIYYLRFYHYDWENRLGTLLYEARIENENIEVIFDNEISPSGRINPNISKTKTLAFPAPVPGLYRGKPKNNSTMHQRVSVTSTDDIDDFFDSQVKDLMDVLKETKTKLINAPCKVSKVLNKSDKNFVCKLSNNLNKITDEKVFGDIYELTDQEQYIGESEFEGENDISISLFDDVDFIDDIKDHINDIRNKISENEWTGLDDWLDDLKEIEIVEEEDLDDLSDSNGVIQIGLSWNTESDIDLHVTDPNGEIIYFENPSSASGGYLDRDDVDGFGPENIYWTKDILDGNYSISLVYYDPTEDAPITDCVVKVINGLGVEKSFRLSLGYFDHQKVHVANFHRQGHTLTFE
- a CDS encoding aminotransferase class V-fold PLP-dependent enzyme, with the translated sequence MNPRRLFIEHLSKGALGLSVIPLTLTSEAKHFPYKEHFSIQDDEQYWKILRRSFPLKHHRIYFNNGTFGPSPKEVVQRISNTLLQSNETGNYGHTNHSREILADLVKVSPKEISLTHNTTEGINVVCWGLPLKAGDEVIITYQEHVGNALPWINRAKLDGIVLKPFEPGKSATENIDKIKQLIGPKTRVIAIPHITTTTGLVFPIKEISQLAKKHDIYTAIDGAHGVGTFDLDLKVLGCDFYATSCHKWLLGPNGTGFLYINGNRLEEVQAYQVGAYSDTGWDMYAKPPQLKGYVPTAHRFDYGSQSAPLYEGAAAAAEFHKKIGQQKIEKRIGFLSNYLFEGLQESGSKIQLLTPEEKISRINMVTFKPKNLDYKIFNQKAIEAGFRLRVVPESGLDAIRGSTHIYNSPEEIDKFLKFVRSVT
- a CDS encoding helix-turn-helix domain-containing protein — its product is MKQPELGKVIQQRRLSKGMTQEELVERCNINVRTIQRIEAGEVTPRAYTVRTIMEVLEIPMSIETEEKKDSSIPPLFSYQDKRQLWWTGLAGIAYFILSSFEIFWNMAMMSGEEVQQPEYFVTLKVAVLITYAGFAYGFWLLGKRAGNQVLQLGAVFLILVNAVMIGVDIYYGKVVASEDIWIGVFEVVAFGISLIPFSLGLIMSKKQLGQPYLVVGALGLVNALIFITVILVLIGVLTGAAFDIACIYLLFQQSQKQKEENFVEAAVL
- a CDS encoding C25 family cysteine peptidase, whose amino-acid sequence is MKKLILLFLLVIAFLHPGKGQSEWINHALTYYKIPTSTDGIYHISYTTLSASGMNLNGVDPRTIRIYHRGQEVAIYIAGEQDGRFDQADYIQFIGERNDGSSDIKLYPDPDNMANPKYNNHSDATAFFLTVTPGTFGKRMGSRNVDPSIPETNEYTKKVSQVFADQYALGQTYSLGVRLGKYDVGQGWTGRAITRGNFEEVVFRELGTIASDFEASLEMGLVGRSDAPHRVEVYVGPNSDQLRLLQTENFLGFEYRAIQASLQASDVGTDGRFVVQAKPVSTEGSSDNVSISFATLTYKALKQEGEFASNKFKIEAGEQNITFGNMQAEYLAYEVSDVYNPLRLIAQKESGNLTISAGTAARESEILVQQRSAIIEPNVLERVKFRNLMNRSANYIILTHKSLRQATSVNTDPVAAYAGYRHSPAGGGYDTLIVTANELYNQFNYGEKSPLAVKEFLRQYSSKFAPEYLLLMGRAFGMYNSTNSGGVTYFYRDRPDLFSIQDLVPTYGYPYNDNLFAVGFDENDPMRKDIAIGRIPVRTPEQVNDYLNKIKEKEALGASAPWQKDMAHLSGGLSAFELERYYNFVKGFENIAENIYYGADVTTFRKRSNEPVELINISDKVNEGVSMITFFGHAATSTTDIDIGFVSQDELGYDNKGKYPFLLLNGCDAGNAFGTAYTFGEDWILTPDRGASNFLAHASIGVDVYLRRYSESFYTKSFADSSLIYRPIGKVKIEAEKYFYNRYGTSEINQSHVNQMVMLGDPAVRIFPAKEADYALSTEEVAFTDLNGENINSLTDTIDMAFVVRNLGRVNLDTIDFKVSRTLPDGTVIPFETEDLTPVFYRDTIHFSVPNVGIVAAGDNVFTITINTTREVPELTYANNTIVVNKFIESSGTQNLSPLNYAIEQRLEVEMIAQIPGKSTEDRTIVFQLDTSPDFSSAWRKESRVTTRNIAKWKQSIADKVNGTDSVTFYWRTRFLQQKEGESKEWARSSFTYIPNGPEGWIQRQFTQLGENHIQNMEIDQPAKQWKYQGTQLNLDVYTFGSQAEGLTYGQVQIQLDGSSYNQDLFQRRCTNGSFGLMAFDQRSLAPYLVVPLTNFDVLDGKSCGKTPQIIQNIRNSWITGDGQTMLLDYIDGLKEGDYVVIFSVGAVTFEDWPDEAFLKMKEIGANEATLRNMRNGEPYILLGRKGMRPGEAKEIVADKNSEIPTTEQVITFNTTLEGFYDAGTVSTDRVGPASAWAAFFNQTKTIEEADSEIFAFDVIGVTKEGAETILFENVVDGEIRLDEINAITYPYLRLRYRLENSASRFPEQLQQWQVNYTGVPEGVLVLKSKEEALNLQEGEDANVQFEFVNISNYNFTDSLTVQWSLQNKTNNTLENYSIKIPPIKAGESHAFDIDFNSLGKAGKNSLNVIANPREFLEQSYKNNVLDLANYITVLADDQNPVLDVNFDGTYIMDGDIVSPNVLVTALLKDENEALLKKDTTGVEVYLKRDCEGCTFQRVSFSNPALKWFEAAENSDFKLEYLPGPLEDGIYTLRINASDASGNQAGEKPYEVSFEVINESTITHFYPYPNPFSTSVRFVFTVTGMEPPDQVKVQIMTVTGKVVREILQDELGPIKIGHNISEYAWDGKDEFGDQLANGVYIYRVLIRKDGQFVEHRATAGDKAFKKGYGKMYLLR